The following proteins come from a genomic window of Nostoc sp. ATCC 53789:
- a CDS encoding right-handed parallel beta-helix repeat-containing protein translates to MTIQFLQYTLFFPMMIHGLGFLSLSASLVLPWALTGLVQGQRITESLVKDVRQLSTDQSTPLPSRKLISQATTTTYYVSGSGSDKNSGLTPSSAFRTIQRAADLTSPGTTVLIMDGVYKNSNPNGSVLVIKRSGTANSWITYKAYPGDKPKIQHNGWNGISIENGASYIEVNGLEVAGNNTNITLSYALSQKYNTSNPLTSGNCINTDGRKNGRSHHIRILNNKVHDCGGGGISVIESDYVTVDNNEVYNNAWYSPYGASGISLLNNWNYDNNQNYRMYVTRNKVYNNQMFVPWYYNGKFQDGNGIIVDKSRDNGYQGRTLIANNISYKNGGTGIHTFSSDHVDIVHNTVYLNNQTKEITHGQIMSNYSGDVKVINNIIYAAPNKTISTNNKSTNTTFNYNLYNNNGSRAVSVGPNDIMADPQFVNASGGDFRIKGTSRAINNGFKWNNLKNDYFGKPRPVGAGYDIGAHEYQ, encoded by the coding sequence TTGACGATTCAGTTTTTGCAATATACCCTATTTTTCCCTATGATGATTCATGGTTTAGGCTTTCTCAGTTTAAGTGCATCTCTTGTACTCCCCTGGGCGTTAACAGGTCTGGTTCAAGGACAGAGAATAACAGAGTCTTTAGTTAAAGACGTTCGTCAGTTATCCACCGATCAAAGCACACCACTACCAAGTCGCAAGCTGATCAGCCAGGCTACAACTACAACATACTATGTTAGTGGTAGCGGAAGCGACAAAAATAGCGGACTCACTCCGTCATCTGCCTTTAGGACAATTCAAAGAGCAGCAGACCTAACTAGTCCTGGCACTACAGTACTGATCATGGACGGAGTATACAAGAATAGTAACCCCAATGGCTCAGTACTAGTAATTAAACGCTCTGGAACGGCAAATTCATGGATTACCTATAAGGCATATCCTGGAGATAAGCCAAAAATCCAGCACAATGGATGGAATGGAATTTCCATTGAGAATGGAGCCTCATATATTGAGGTAAATGGTCTGGAGGTTGCAGGGAACAATACCAATATAACCCTGAGTTATGCGTTGAGTCAGAAGTATAATACATCTAACCCACTGACGAGTGGAAACTGCATAAACACAGATGGACGAAAAAATGGTCGTTCCCACCACATACGTATTCTCAACAACAAGGTACATGATTGTGGTGGTGGGGGTATTTCAGTTATTGAATCGGACTATGTAACAGTGGACAACAACGAGGTATATAATAATGCCTGGTACTCACCATACGGGGCTAGTGGCATTTCACTGCTCAACAATTGGAATTATGATAATAACCAGAACTATAGGATGTATGTTACCAGAAACAAAGTCTACAACAATCAAATGTTTGTTCCCTGGTATTACAATGGAAAGTTCCAAGACGGTAATGGTATTATTGTTGATAAGTCACGAGATAATGGGTATCAAGGACGTACTTTGATTGCCAACAATATCTCATATAAAAATGGTGGTACGGGCATTCATACTTTTTCAAGCGACCATGTGGATATTGTCCACAACACAGTTTATCTGAATAACCAGACTAAGGAAATTACTCACGGGCAAATCATGAGTAATTATTCAGGTGATGTCAAGGTTATCAATAACATCATTTATGCTGCGCCTAACAAAACAATAAGTACGAATAATAAAAGTACCAACACTACTTTTAACTACAACCTCTACAACAACAATGGTTCTCGTGCAGTTTCTGTGGGACCTAACGATATTATGGCAGATCCACAATTTGTAAATGCCTCAGGTGGTGACTTTAGAATAAAGGGGACTAGTCGGGCCATCAATAATGGTTTTAAGTGGAATAATTTGAAAAATGATTATTTTGGTAAACCTCGTCCTGTTGGTGCTGGATATGATATTGGGGCACACGAATATCAGTAA
- a CDS encoding glycosyltransferase family 4 protein — protein MALPKKVLIIVENLPVPFDRRVWMEATTLQKAGYEVSVISPTGNGFEKSYEIIEKIHIYRHPLPPEESSVLGYLREYSWAINWQFRLAQRVWRERGFDVIHICNPPDLLFLVAVWFKLFHRIWVIFDHHDLSPEMYEAKYQRRDIFYHGLCWAERLTYATADIVISTNESHREVALTRGHKKPEKVFVVRSAPDLSRFHRMPPNPNYRRGKKHLIGYMGVMGEPEGIDYLLRIVYYITQKKNRQDIHFMLIGSGPAAEKLKVLSRELGVSEFVEFTGFKQGEELLERLSSCDVCVEPSPTSAYNENCTMNKILEYMAMGKAIVQFDLREGRRSAQEASLYAKPNDEVEFAEKILELLDSPELREKIGAEGRLRMEKILEWQYQAPKLLEAYDKIWQS, from the coding sequence ATGGCATTACCTAAAAAAGTACTAATTATCGTTGAAAATCTGCCAGTTCCCTTTGATCGGCGGGTATGGATGGAAGCAACTACTTTGCAAAAAGCTGGGTATGAAGTTAGCGTAATTTCACCAACAGGTAATGGGTTTGAGAAATCTTACGAGATTATTGAGAAAATTCACATTTACCGTCATCCTCTACCACCAGAAGAAAGTTCTGTTCTTGGTTATCTTCGAGAGTATAGTTGGGCGATTAATTGGCAATTCCGTCTAGCTCAACGGGTATGGCGAGAGCGGGGTTTTGATGTTATCCATATTTGTAATCCGCCGGATTTACTTTTTTTAGTAGCGGTATGGTTTAAATTATTTCATCGCATCTGGGTTATCTTTGATCATCATGACCTCAGTCCGGAGATGTATGAAGCTAAGTATCAACGGCGGGATATTTTTTATCATGGATTATGCTGGGCTGAACGCTTGACCTATGCCACAGCAGACATAGTAATTTCAACGAACGAGTCGCACCGAGAGGTAGCTCTTACCCGTGGGCACAAGAAACCGGAGAAGGTCTTTGTAGTTCGTAGTGCGCCTGACCTTTCCCGTTTTCACCGAATGCCCCCAAATCCGAATTATCGTAGAGGTAAGAAGCACTTGATAGGATATATGGGTGTCATGGGTGAACCAGAGGGAATTGATTATCTTCTGAGAATAGTATATTATATTACCCAGAAAAAAAATCGCCAAGATATTCACTTTATGTTGATTGGTAGTGGACCAGCAGCCGAAAAACTTAAAGTTTTATCCAGAGAGTTAGGAGTGAGTGAGTTTGTAGAATTTACAGGGTTTAAGCAAGGGGAGGAACTTTTAGAAAGGCTTTCCAGTTGTGACGTTTGTGTAGAACCCTCCCCAACATCTGCTTATAACGAAAACTGCACCATGAATAAAATCCTCGAATACATGGCGATGGGAAAAGCAATTGTCCAGTTTGATTTGCGAGAGGGAAGACGTTCTGCACAGGAAGCATCTCTTTATGCAAAGCCTAATGATGAGGTTGAATTTGCTGAGAAAATTCTAGAGCTTCTAGATTCTCCTGAACTAAGAGAAAAGATAGGAGCCGAGGGACGACTGAGAATGGAGAAGATTCTTGAATGGCAATATCAAGCTCCGAAATTGTTAGAGGCTTATGATAAGATTTGGCAAAGCTAG
- a CDS encoding polysaccharide biosynthesis tyrosine autokinase, whose amino-acid sequence MSEKSTESRESIDLDLSRYLFILKRWWLPAAAIFTATVILSAIATQFMKPSYEAEGKLLFRIPSFKVVGSSLLPSNTEGGDAGDLKSLLATQNPINTQIEVISSPALLQRTIDKLQLKDKEGKPLEVEKLRKSLTLKIVSATDVLRISYTSPDPEQSAAVVNTIMSLYLDNDILTNRSEAAATRQFIARQLPKTQEVVNNTEVALRIFKQKYQIADLSEETKSAVSTIGNLDNEMNTVKAQLDEVNAQTNELRQKVELNSQEAIAVSAISQSPAVQGVLAQLQETDRQLAIERSRFLDDNPVVVNLEAKKASLKSLLQQQIGQTVGNKTEVSQNLLQIGELRQNLIQNFLQSEIQRIGLAKRLSSLYNSRSIYEKRVKLIPQLAQNQRELERKVEVAESTYQTLLKKVQELQLVENTNTASSRIIAQAIVPDKPVESKKIIVLVLGVMFGLFLATTTVLVLGMRDRSLKTLQEIRDIFRYTLLGIVPLSVKKIRSRYSNAESINQTIAVRDTPYSLTSEMYRMIQANLKFLSSDKVLKTIVVTSAVPKEGKSTVSANLATAIAQLGRRVLLIDADMRVPSQHHLWEVSNADGLSEVLIGQTEFDVALSKVMDNLDVLTAGSRPPNPLALLDSKRMASLIESFSSQYKYDFVIIDAPPLLLAADALTISQMTDGILLVARPGVIDSNSASAAQEMLERSSHNVLGLVVNGIIDKNESSSYFNHVKQYFTHQDLAKETKLKKRIPDKTSV is encoded by the coding sequence ATGTCAGAAAAATCTACGGAATCTAGAGAATCTATTGATTTAGACCTCAGTCGTTACCTATTCATATTGAAACGATGGTGGCTACCTGCTGCTGCGATATTTACAGCTACAGTTATTCTCAGTGCTATAGCTACACAATTTATGAAGCCATCCTATGAAGCCGAAGGAAAACTATTATTTAGAATTCCTTCTTTTAAAGTAGTAGGATCTAGCCTTTTGCCTAGTAATACAGAAGGAGGAGATGCAGGGGATTTAAAATCACTGCTAGCAACTCAAAATCCGATAAACACTCAGATAGAAGTTATTTCTTCCCCTGCTTTATTGCAGAGGACAATAGATAAGCTACAACTGAAAGATAAAGAAGGTAAACCTCTAGAAGTAGAAAAGCTGCGGAAATCTTTGACCCTGAAAATTGTTAGTGCAACAGATGTATTGCGAATTAGCTATACCAGCCCTGACCCCGAACAATCAGCAGCAGTGGTCAACACAATAATGAGTCTTTATTTAGATAATGATATTCTGACAAATCGCTCTGAGGCGGCAGCAACTCGTCAATTTATTGCCAGGCAGCTTCCTAAAACTCAAGAAGTTGTTAATAATACAGAAGTAGCACTACGTATATTTAAACAGAAGTATCAGATAGCAGACCTGTCAGAGGAGACAAAGTCAGCTGTTTCAACTATTGGAAATCTAGACAATGAGATGAATACTGTTAAGGCTCAGCTGGATGAGGTAAACGCCCAAACCAATGAACTGCGCCAGAAAGTAGAGCTAAATTCTCAGGAAGCGATCGCTGTGAGTGCCATCAGTCAGTCACCGGCAGTGCAGGGAGTTCTTGCACAACTTCAAGAAACTGACCGACAGCTGGCAATTGAGCGTAGCCGTTTCCTAGATGACAACCCTGTAGTTGTTAACTTAGAAGCAAAGAAAGCTAGCTTAAAATCTCTCTTACAACAGCAAATTGGTCAGACTGTTGGCAATAAAACAGAAGTTTCACAGAACCTATTACAGATTGGAGAACTAAGACAAAACCTGATCCAAAATTTTCTGCAGTCAGAAATACAGCGCATTGGTTTAGCAAAAAGACTCTCCTCTTTATATAACTCCCGTTCTATATACGAAAAGCGCGTTAAACTCATACCCCAACTAGCACAAAATCAGAGGGAGTTAGAACGAAAAGTTGAAGTCGCAGAATCAACATATCAAACTCTGTTAAAAAAGGTTCAAGAATTACAGTTAGTTGAGAATACAAATACAGCCAGCTCGCGGATTATTGCTCAGGCTATAGTGCCAGATAAGCCGGTAGAAAGCAAAAAAATTATTGTTTTAGTGCTAGGAGTAATGTTCGGTTTATTCTTGGCTACTACAACAGTTCTTGTTCTAGGTATGAGAGATAGATCTCTGAAAACCCTTCAAGAAATCAGAGATATATTTAGATATACTTTGTTAGGCATTGTGCCTTTGTCTGTTAAAAAGATTCGCTCCCGTTATTCAAACGCAGAATCAATAAATCAAACAATTGCTGTCAGAGATACGCCTTACTCTTTAACTAGCGAAATGTACAGAATGATTCAAGCAAATCTGAAATTCCTGAGTTCAGATAAAGTGCTGAAAACTATTGTGGTAACTAGCGCAGTTCCTAAAGAAGGCAAGTCTACAGTTTCAGCTAATTTGGCAACAGCGATCGCTCAATTAGGACGTCGAGTTTTACTAATAGATGCAGATATGCGAGTTCCTTCTCAGCATCATCTGTGGGAAGTAAGTAATGCAGATGGCTTGAGTGAAGTTCTTATAGGTCAGACTGAATTTGATGTTGCTTTATCTAAAGTAATGGATAATCTTGATGTCTTAACTGCTGGCTCTAGACCTCCCAATCCACTTGCTTTGCTTGACTCAAAGCGGATGGCATCGCTAATTGAAAGTTTTTCATCTCAATATAAATATGATTTTGTAATTATTGATGCTCCTCCCTTGCTTTTGGCAGCCGATGCTTTGACTATAAGCCAAATGACTGATGGGATTTTGTTAGTCGCTCGACCTGGGGTAATTGATTCTAACAGTGCATCTGCCGCTCAAGAAATGCTAGAGAGATCAAGTCACAACGTATTAGGTTTAGTTGTGAATGGTATCATTGATAAAAATGAATCTAGTAGTTATTTCAACCATGTTAAACAATACTTTACTCATCAAGATTTGGCAAAAGAGACAAAGCTAAAAAAACGTATTCCGGACAAAACCTCTGTATAA